The Flexivirga aerilata sequence GTTGAATGTCGGCGTGACGACGATCGCCTTTGCCAAAGGGGAGGGCACGCTCAACGACTTCGTGCTCGTGCCCGCGCTCGACGGTGCCCCGGAGCTGGACGCCCGCGAGGTGACGTTCCTCGCCGACCGGCGGGCCGGCATCGGCGGGGACGGCGTGATCCGCGTGGTGCCGATCGAGCACGCGCCGGAGGAAATCCGGCAGCGCGCCGAGGACGCGCGGTGGTTCATGGACTACCGCAACCACGACGGCTCGATCGCCGAGATGTGCGGCAACGGCACCCGTGTCTTCGCCCGCTACCTGGTCGATCACGGGCTGGTCGACACCCCGGAGTTCGCGATCGCGACCCGGGCCGGCGTCAAGCGGATCACCCCGGCCGGGGACGGCTTCGCCACCGATCTCGGGCCGTGGCGGCTGGCCCGGCCGGCCGACGCCGCCGAGCGGGGGATGGACGGTGTCGTGCAGGTCGTCGGCGCCGAGGACCCGCTGCCGGCGCTCAGCCTCGACCTCGGCAACCCGCACACGGTCGTCGCGTTGCCCCCGGGCATCGACCTCGGCGCGCTGGACCTGACGCACGCGCCGCACGTGGACCCGCACCCCGAGCACGGCACCAACGTGGAGTTCGTCCGCGCGCTCGACCCCGGCCACATCAGCATGCGCGTGCACGAGCGCGGCGTCGGTGAGACCCAGAGCTGCGGCACCGGCGCGGCCGCGGCCGCGCTCGCGACGTGGTGGTGGGCGGGTCAGCCCGCCGGCCAGCTCGACTGGCGGGTCGACGTGCCGGGCGGGACCCTCGGCGTACACATCGCCGGCGACCGGGTGGCCCTCTCCGGGCCGGCGCACGTGATCGCCGAGGGACAGGTCACGTTGCCGGGCTGACGCGCAGGATGCGGAACCCCTTCACACTCGTGAAGCGCTCGGCCGCGAAACCGCGCTCGGTCAGCCACTTCTGCAGCGAGTCCGACCCGAGATTGCGCTGCACCACCAGGTAGGCGACGCCGTCGTCGGTGAGGCGCGGCAGCCAGGTGGTGAGCAGGTCGTGCAGCGCCTGCTTGCCGACCCGGATCGGGGGGTTGGACCAGATCAGGTCGAACCGCTGCCCGGCCGGCACCTGCTCGGCGGTGGCGCCGTGCACGTTGGACAACCCGAGATCGGCCGCATTGTGGGCGAGCAGGTCGAGGGCGCGCTCGTTGACGTCGACACCCCACACGTGCGCGTCCGGTGACAGCAATCCGAGGCTGAGCGCGATCGGGCCCCAGCCGCAGCCCAGATCGAGGAAGGTGCCGTCGCTCGGCGGCGGGGGAGCGTGCTGCAGCAGCACGCTCGTGCCCTGGTCGATGCGGTCGGGGGAGAAAACACCCGGTGCGACCTGCACGGCGCGGGTCCGCCCGGCAAGGGGCACGTTGATCGTGCGGCGCTCGTCCGCGCTCGCCGGCTGTGCGGTGAAGTAGTGGTCGCTCATCGGATCGCAACGGTATCGCCGTACGGGTGGATTAACTCGCTCGCCCGGAGCGTTGACACCTGAGACGATATGGAGAACATGACAGCTCGAAACACCCAAGACATGCGTCGATCCGATCTGCTGGACGGCCGCGCAGAGGCGCTGGCCGCGGAGGCGGACGTCGACCCCCGCTACGACAACGACGGCTTCCTCATCGAGGGAAGCACCGACGGCGACCAGTTCGACCGTGAGGACCGTGCCGCGCTGCGCCGCGTCGCCGGTCTGTCCACCGAACTCGAGGACGTCACCGAGGTCGAATACCGCCAGCTGCGCCTCGAGCGCGTCGTGCTCGCCGGCGTCTGGGGCGAGGGCACCGCGGAGGAGGCCGAGCACTCGCTGCGCGAGCTCTCCGCGCTCGCCGAGACCGCCGGCTCGACCGTGCTCGCCGGCGTGCTGCAGCGCCGGCTCAAGCCGGACCCCGGCACCTGGATGGGCTCGGGCAAGGCGGCCGAGCTGCGCGACATCGTGATCGCCGAGGGTGCCGACACCGTCATCGCCGACACCGAGCTCACGCCGAGCCAGCGTCGCGGGCTGGAGGACGTCGTCAAGGTCAAGGTCATCGACCGCACCGCGCTGATCCTCGACATCTTCGCCCAGCACGCCAAGTCCAAGGAGGGCAAGGCACAGGTCGAGCTGGCCCAGCTGCAATACCTCCTGCCGCGCCTGCGTGGTTGGGGTGAGTCGATGTCCCGGCAGGCCGGTGGCCAGGCCGCCGGCGGTCAGGGCATGGGTTCGCGCGGTCCCGGTGAGACCAAGATCGAGCTCGACCGGCGCCGCATCAACACCCGCATCGCCAAGCTGCGGCGTGAGCTGTCGGGGATGAAGACGATGCGCGACACCAAGCGGCACTCCCGCCGCGCCGGCCAGGTGCCGTCGGTCGCGATCGCCGGCTACACCAACGCCGGCAAGTCCTCGATCCTCAACCGGCTCACCGGTGCTGGCGT is a genomic window containing:
- the dapF gene encoding diaminopimelate epimerase — encoded protein: MTTIAFAKGEGTLNDFVLVPALDGAPELDAREVTFLADRRAGIGGDGVIRVVPIEHAPEEIRQRAEDARWFMDYRNHDGSIAEMCGNGTRVFARYLVDHGLVDTPEFAIATRAGVKRITPAGDGFATDLGPWRLARPADAAERGMDGVVQVVGAEDPLPALSLDLGNPHTVVALPPGIDLGALDLTHAPHVDPHPEHGTNVEFVRALDPGHISMRVHERGVGETQSCGTGAAAAALATWWWAGQPAGQLDWRVDVPGGTLGVHIAGDRVALSGPAHVIAEGQVTLPG
- a CDS encoding class I SAM-dependent methyltransferase codes for the protein MSDHYFTAQPASADERRTINVPLAGRTRAVQVAPGVFSPDRIDQGTSVLLQHAPPPPSDGTFLDLGCGWGPIALSLGLLSPDAHVWGVDVNERALDLLAHNAADLGLSNVHGATAEQVPAGQRFDLIWSNPPIRVGKQALHDLLTTWLPRLTDDGVAYLVVQRNLGSDSLQKWLTERGFAAERFTSVKGFRILRVSPAT
- the hflX gene encoding GTPase HflX → MTARNTQDMRRSDLLDGRAEALAAEADVDPRYDNDGFLIEGSTDGDQFDREDRAALRRVAGLSTELEDVTEVEYRQLRLERVVLAGVWGEGTAEEAEHSLRELSALAETAGSTVLAGVLQRRLKPDPGTWMGSGKAAELRDIVIAEGADTVIADTELTPSQRRGLEDVVKVKVIDRTALILDIFAQHAKSKEGKAQVELAQLQYLLPRLRGWGESMSRQAGGQAAGGQGMGSRGPGETKIELDRRRINTRIAKLRRELSGMKTMRDTKRHSRRAGQVPSVAIAGYTNAGKSSILNRLTGAGVLVQNQLFATLDPTVRRAETRDGRGYTLVDTVGFVRELPHQLVEAFRSTLEEVGEADLVLHVVDGSHPDPESQITAVREVLADVGADQVKEVVVVNKADLADPHVIDRLLRAEKHAIAVSARTGAGFDELQQLIDDELPRPDIRVELLLPYQRGDLLSRLHEEGEVLATEHTADGTHVHAKVTPVLQGELAAFAV